One Papaver somniferum cultivar HN1 chromosome 10, ASM357369v1, whole genome shotgun sequence genomic window carries:
- the LOC113318419 gene encoding succinate--CoA ligase [ADP-forming] subunit beta, mitochondrial, with the protein MVRGLLSKLVCRSLSVGGKSQQQQIRRLNIHEYQGAELMSKHGINVPKGVAVSSVEEVRKAISDVFPKENELVVKSQILAGGRGLGTFKSGLKGGVHIVKTNEAEDIAGKMLGQVLVTKQTGAQGKTVSKVYLCEKMSLVNEMYFAITLDRTTAGPLIIACSKGGTSIEDLAEKFPDMIIKVPIDVFKGITDEDAAKVVDGLAPKVADKAASMEQVKKLYELFCKSDCTMLEINPIAETSDNKLVAADAKLNFDDNAAFRQKEIFALRDTTQEDPREVAAAKADLNYIGLDGEIGCMVNGAGLAMSTMDIIKLHGGTPANFLDVGGSASEHQVVEAFKILTSDDKVKAILVNIFGGIMKCDVIASGIVNAAKEVSLKVPVIVRLEGTNVDQGKRILKESGMTLITAEDLDDAAEKAVKAAAS; encoded by the exons ATGGTGAGAGGATTACTTAGTAAACTCGTTTGTCGATCTCTTTCAGTTGGGGGTAAATCTCAACAACAACAGATTCGTCGTCTCAATATCCATGAATATCAG GGAGCAGAGTTGATGAGTAAACATGGAATTAATGTACCAAAGGGAGTCGCTGTTTCTTCTGTCGAAGAAGTTCGTAAAGCCATCAGTGATGTTTTCCCCAAGGAAAACGAG TTGGTTGTTAAAAGTCAAATTCTAGCTGGTGGTCGAGGTTTGGGAACATTTAAGAGTGGTCTTAAAGGTGGAGTTCACATTGTGAAGACAAATGAGGCTGAGGATATAGCTG GGAAGATGCTTGGACAAGTTCTCGTCACTAAGCAAACTGGTGCACAAGGAAAAACCGTGAGCAAG GTTTATTTGTGTGAAAAGATGTCTCTCGTCAACGAGATGTACTTCGCCATCACTCTTGACAGGACAACTGCTGGTCCT CTTATTATTGCCTGTAGTAAGGGAGGGACCAGCATTGAAGACCTTGCTGAGAAATTCCCTGATATGATAATCAAG GTGCCCATTGATGTCTTCAAAGGAATAACTGATGAAGATGCTGCTAAAGTTGTTGATGGCTTGGCCCCCAAGGTTGCAGATAAGGCGGCTTCAATGGAACAAGTGAAGAAGCTTTACGAGCTTTTTTGCAAAAGTGACTGCACCATGCTGGAG ATCAACCCCATTGCTGAGACTTCTGATAACAAATTGGTAGCAGCTGATGCTAAGTTGAACTTCGATGATAATGCTGCTTTCCGCCAGAAAGAGATCTTTGCTCTTCGTGATACAACCCAAGAGGACCCTCGAGAG GTGGCTGCTGCCAAAGCCGATTTGAACTACATTGGCTTAGATGGGGAAATTGGGTGCATGGTTAATGGTGCTGGATTGGCAATGTCTACCATGGACATAATTAAGTTGCATGGTGGAACTCCTGCCAATTTCTTAGATGTCGGTGGCAGTGCCTCAGAACATCAG GTTGTGGAAGCATTTAAAATATTGACATCCGACGACAAGGTGAAAGCAATCTTGGTCAACATTTTtggaggaatcatgaagtgtgatgTTATAGCAAGTGGTATTGTCAATGCTGCCAAAGAG GTTTCTTTGAAAGTTCCAGTTATTGTTCGTCTTGAAGGAACTAATGTCGATCAAGGGAAGAGAATTTTGAAG GAGAGTGGGATGACTCTTATTACCGCAGAAGATCTGGATGATGCAGCTGAGAAAGCAGTTAAAGCAGCAGCCAGTTAA
- the LOC113319565 gene encoding long-chain-alcohol oxidase FAO2-like, whose product MKEQKNYRREFHPLLSREKRENGIYNHGLCSFEMQSLTSICETLIPSITLDPVQMKNMDKPPSESVLESFYLSPGSQKPIPDEVAELMTKRGLMHGFIMVRLVLLMLSTRLGTLLLCGSLCFSKEFPFVKKFKDISLEKRDRILQNWSRSKYIILTRAAFAMIKSFCFYIFFTRIDENSENPAWEAIGYRLNTEKISSKHRMERPLQRGIIETLHETDFTLIKSLSQKGLKVTEDVNQNAYKIDCDVVIVGSGSGGGVAAAVLASSGQKVIVIEKGNYFTPEEYSCLEGPSFNQLYEHGAFLLTLDGKMIIMAGSTVGGGSAINWSASIRTPTSVLTEWFLDYRIPLFGSSDYQSAMDIVCKRIGVTENSLKEGFQNQVLRKGCEKLGLKVDNVPRNSSENHYCGSCCYGCKTGDKKGTDSTWLVDAVNSGAVILTGCEADKFILEKNNSGRSRNNKCLGVTAASLNKRITKKLLIHSKVTVSACGSLLTPPLMIKSGLKNPNIGRNLRLHPVLFAWGYFPESMAEIEGKKHEGGIITSLHKVMSEKSEVKAVIETPIQGPAGLSVMFPWVSGRDMKDKMVKYSRTAHLFSLVRDNGSGEVKAKGRITYKLSSLDKENLKAGLRQALRILVAAGAVEVGTHREDGQSIKCKGIKEGELEEFLDTVTAVGGPLSVGEHWSLHCSAHQMGSCRMGATEAKGAVDENGESWEAEGLFVCDGSVLPTATGVNPMITIQSTAYCLSKNIVERMNGRKLSDRDVAWESV is encoded by the exons ATGAAGGAACAAAAGAACTATAGAAGAGAGTTTCATCCattgttgagtagagaaaagagagaaaatggTATATACAATCATGGATTATGTTCTTTTGAGATGCAATCATTAACTTCCATTTGTGAAACTCTCATACCTTCTATAACATTGGATCCAGTTCAAATGAAAAATATGGATAAGCCACCAAGCGAAAGTGTTCTCGAGTCATTTTACCTATCTCCGGGATCTCAAAAACCAATTCCAGATGAG GTTGCAGAACTGATGACGAAGAGGGGTTTGATGCATGGTTTTATCATGGTGAGGCTAGTCCTACTGATGCTTTCAACAAGACTCGGAACACTACTGCTTTGCGGGTCTCTATGTTTTAGCAAGGAGTTTCCATTCGTCAAGAAGTTCAAAGATATTTCATTGGAGAAAAGAGACAGGATTTTGCAGAATTGGTCAAGGTCGAAGTACATCATTTTAACTAGAGCTGCATTTGCCATGATCAAATCATTTTGCTTCTACATTTTCTTCACACGA ATTGATGAGAATTCAGAAAATCCAGCATGGGAAGCAATTGGATATCGGCTAAACACGGAAAAAATATCATCCAAGCATAGAATGGAGAGGCCTCTTCAGAGAGGAATTATAGAAACTCTGCATGAAACTGACTTTACTCTCATCAAATCTTTGTCACAAAAAGGCCTTAAGGTCACTGAAGACGTGAATCAAAATGCTTACAAGATTGATTGCGATGTTGTTATTGTTGGTTCTGGTagtggtggtggagttgcagctgcagttcTAGCAAGTTCGGGTCAGAAAGTGATCGTGATAGAGAAAGGAAACTATTTCACGCCAGAAGAGTATTCATGTCTAGAGGGTCCTTCCTTCAATCAATTATATGAGCATGGTGCTTTCTTACTGACTCTTGATGGGAAAATGATAATTATGGCAGGATCAACAGTTGGTGGTGGATCAGCTATAAACTGGTCTGCTAGCATCAGAACACCTACTTCAGTATTAACAGAGTGGTTTTTGGATTACAGGATTCCTCTTTTTGGAAGTTCTGATTATCAATCTGCCATGGATATAGTTTGTAAAAGAATCGGTGTCACCGAGAATTCCTTGAAGGAAGGATTTCAGAATCAAGTTCTTCGTAAAGGGTGTGAGAAACTAGGCCTAAAAGTTGATAATGTTCCACGTAACTCGTCTGAGAATCATTATTGTGGATCTTGTTGCTATGGTTGTAAAACAGGAGATAAAAAAGGGACAGATTCTACTTGGCTAGTTGATGCAGTTAATAGTGGTGCAGTGATCTTAACTGGGTGTGAAGCAGATAAGTTCATATTAGAAAAAAACAATTCTGGAAGGTCTAGAAACAACAAATGCTTGGGAGTTACGGCAGCATCTTTGAACAAGCGCATCACAAAGAAACTGCTAATTCATTCCAAGGTAACAGTTTCAGCATGTGGGTCTCTCTTAACACCTCCTCTAATGATCAAAAGTGGATTGAAGAACCCGAATATTGGGAGGAACTTAAGATTACATCCTGTTTTGTTTGCTTGGGGTTACTTCCCAGAATCAATGGCAGAGATCGAAGGCAAAAAACACGAGGGAGGAATTATCACATCACTGCATAAGGTGATGTCAGAGAAATCCGAAGTTAAGGCAGTGATAGAAACTCCTATACAAGGTCCTGCTGGTCTCAGTGTAATGTTTCCTTGGGTATCTGGACGGGATATGAAGGATAAAATGGTGAAATATTCGAGGACTGCTCATTTATTTTCACTAGTTAGGGATAATGGGTCAGGAGAGGTGAAGGCGAAAGGAAGGATCACGTATAAACTAAGTTCACTGGATAAAGAGAACCTCAAGGCTGGTCTGAGACAAGCTTTGAGAATTTTAGTTGCTGCAGGAGCAGTTGAAGTTGGTACACATCGAGAAGACGGGCAGAGTATCAAGTGTAAAGGGATCAAGGAGGGAGAATTGGAAGAATTCTTGGACACAGTTACTGCAGTAGGCGGGCCCTTGTCAGTAGGCGAACACTGGAGTTTGCACTGTTCTGCTCATCAGATGGGAAGTTGTAGAATGGGGGCTACTGAAGCTAAAGGTGCCGTCGATGAAAATGGAGAGAGTTGGGAAGCCGAAGGATTATTTGTATGTGATGGAAGTGTACTTCCTACTGCAACTGGGGTTAATCCCATGATTACCATCCAATCAACTGCTTACTGTTTGTCCAAGAATATTGTTGAGAGGATGAACGGGAGGAAATTATCGGACCGAGATGTTGCATGGGAGTCGGTCTAG